A DNA window from Choristoneura fumiferana chromosome 24, NRCan_CFum_1, whole genome shotgun sequence contains the following coding sequences:
- the LOC141441412 gene encoding uncharacterized protein, translating into MFRTVTFLTLISQFQYAITNIHTCVPNTQFFLNGLICSCNSRGQWSEASCLRVSRRQICQPGKIIWQGCSQCICQENGQLLCNVNIGCQDDTSIISTTKREGLHSIGYKCTPFRIYYVDCNICICPAAGLTANAHCAKDTSCTSLKVPSTSDLLASVNKNLCLPKVMYLFACLHCLCSDEGYFILENCIDTCEPRNEEARSCSPKSFYRKDCNVCFCPENMIPNDKYCTQEICNGTNALKVLHGLRTSPSMKCTPYQFTPPRCLYCDCTPEGTINEHACLELSCLKFNTVTNKAVKDTCNAGEMVSVCIECFCLRDSTTRPEYCSRICSYRSKIAILERIFRDSRNDHILDMNALEKNTVMQSCKPNTIYADSGKFCLCPDTGITDQKACIIEIKTGFDFENPASEFSFKENVINIDFNATCEPSSFVQFDCNTCFCSKNGTIDPKWCTYDDCEAKKIVQDSHNAGSLIKEDQPHKCTPGSIMTLDCNFCICPENGQVKDRACTKNRCSDTDHAVMVEKFTCEPLEYYEVDCNVCLCPRDGKKNVAQCTKNLCEKNFLRTDVCVPGRLFSDECNVCVCPRKGNKADKACTSHRCQESALAWKNIFKLSNSLLGHQISEVTTRKLDLCFPGEEFTIGCHLCVCPDMGIRSYATCTDMICDEKKSEIGVDVKQNSTEVFQVTENSLDAGVDGLARKSAYTPIPDADGCWIYNISASAERHDCTPGTMYIIRCRQCICPYLGNINDYCRPMREGEYCEQAFPGVNYLPMGRRQTANSTNVKPSHNHTHYDCEKPGKVMDKCFICECEEDNKLIKEHCFKNQDEECWGQEPSFLKEIKVLVLYFCIFLSKK; encoded by the exons ATGTTCAGGACTGTGACATTTCTAACTTTAATATCGCAGTTTCAATACGCGATAACAAATATCC ACACGTGTGTTCCGAATACGCAGTTTTTTCTGAATGGTCTTATCTGCTCTTGCAATAGCAGGGGCCAGTGGAGCGAAGCGAGTTGCTTGCGTGTGAGTCGCCGACAGATTTGTCAGCCCGGCAAGATCATATGGCAGGGCTGCAGTCAATGCATTTGCCAAGAAAACGGACAGCTGCTCTGCAACGTTAATATTGGCTGTCAAGATGATACTTCCATCATATCCACTACAAAACGCGAAGGCTTGCATTCAATCGGCTACAAGTGTACTCCGTTCAGAATTTACTACGTTGACTGCAATATATGCATTTGCCCCGCTGCTGGTCTTACAGCTAACGCTCATTGCGCCAAAGACACTTCTTGCACTTCCCTTAAGGTACCATCCACTTCTGACCTCCTAGCATCCGTTAACAAAAACCTCTGTTTGCCCAAGGTCATGTATTTGTTCGCCTGCCTCCATTGCTTGTGTTCTGATGAAGGTTATTTTATTCTTGAAAATTGTATAGATACTTGTGAGCCCAGAAATGAAGAAGCTCGGAGTTGCTCGCCTAAGTCGTTTTATAGAAAAGATTGTAATGTCTGCTTTTGTCCTGAAAATATGATACCTAATGATAAGTATTGTACACAAGAGATTTGCAATGGCACCAATGCGTTAAAAGTATTGCACGGATTGAGGACTTCGCCATCTATGAAGTGCACTCCATATCAGTTCACTCCGCCACGCTGTTTGTACTGCGACTGTACTCCAGAAGGAACCATCAATGAGCATGCATGCTTAGAATTAAGCTGCTTGAAGTTTAATACTGTTACTAATAAAGCTGTCAAAGACACATGCAATGCCGGAGAAATGGTCTCAGTCTGCATAGAATGTTTTTGCCTTCGGGATAGCACGACCCGTCCTGAATATTGCTCAAGAATTTGTTCCTATCGAAGCAAAATAGCAATTCTTGAAAGAATTTTCAGAGACAGCAGAAACGATCATATACTTGACATGAATGCTCTGGAGAAAAATACAGTGATGCAATCTTGCAAGCCCAATACAATATACGCTGATAGTGGTAAATTTTGTTTATGTCCTGACACTGGCATCACTGATCAGAAAGCATGCATCATTGAGATAAAAACGGGGTTCGATTTCGAAAACCCAGCGTCGGAGTTTTCTTTCAAAGAAAACGTAATAAACATTGATTTTAATGCGACTTGTGAGCCGAGCTCGTTTGTACAATTTGACTGCAATACGTGTTTCTGCTCTAAGAACGGGACTATTGATCCTAAATGGTGCACTTACGACGACTGTGAAGCGAAGAAAATTGTACAAGACTCTCACAACGCGGGTTCACTGATAAAAGAGGATCAACCACACAAATGTACGCCCGGCTCTATAATGACTCTGGACTGCAACTTCTGCATTTGTCCCGAAAACGGTCAAGTGAAAGATAGAGCTTGTACTAAGAACCGTTGCTCTGACACAGACCATGCGGTCATGGTTGAGAAGTTTACCTGTGAGCCCTTAGAATATTACGAAGTAGACTGCAACGTTTGTCTTTGCCCGCGAGACGGTAAAAAGAACGTGGCCCAGTGTACCAAAAATCTCTGTGAGAAGAATTTTCTTCGTACAGATGTGTGCGTTCCGGGAAGACTGTTCAGCGATGAATGCAACGTGTGTGTATGCCCTCGGAAGGGAAACAAAGCAGACAAGGCTTGCACTAGCCACAGATGCCAAGAATCTGCTTTAGCATGGAAGAACATCTTTAAATTGTCGAATAGTCTTCTTGGTCACCAAATATCCGAAGTAACTACGAGGAAACTTGATTTGTGTTTTCCCGGAGAGGAGTTCACAATAGGCTGCCATCTTTGTGTTTGTCCTGACATGGGCATCAGATCATATGCGACGTGCACGGATATGatatgtgatgaaaaaaaaagtgaaataggTGTAGACGTAAAGCAGAATAGTACTGAG GTCTTTCAGGTCACTGAAAATTCCTTAGACGCGGGTGTGGACGGACTCGCGCGGAAAAGTGCTTATACTCCCATCCCGGATGCCGACGGTTGTTGGATCTATAACATCTCCGCCAGCGCCGAAAGACACGACTGCACGCCGGGCACCATGTATATTATCAG GTGCAGGCAATGCATTTGCCCGTACCTGGGCAACATAAACGACTACTGTCGTCCGATGAGGGAGGGCGAGTACTGCGAGCAGGCCTTCCCTGGCGTCAACTACTTGCCTATGGGACGAAGACAGACAG CTAATTCTACGAATGTCAAGCCATCCCATAACCACACTCACTACGACTGCGAAAAGCCGGGGAAAGTGATGGACAAATGCTTCATCTGCGAGTGCGAGGAGGACAACAAGTTAATCAAGGAGCACTGCTTCAAGAACCAAGACGAAGAGTGCTGGGGGCAAGAGCCCTCgtttttgaaagaaataaaagtgcttgtattgtatttttgtatttttctttctaaaaaaTAG
- the LOC141441413 gene encoding uncharacterized protein isoform X1 yields MATTMAPAYFALLLVLCHLSDIEASSNGYWNNTYSLPEIRQGDPCVKGKLYRIECNTCHCVDVNSLVCTKMGCLSPEDLEKMAVKNKDKKKGKLRMGLSESPKGECVPGKFYKKGCRKCFCEANKKQICSTTNDCKEVLNSRPVSPATFHSYTTEEFQKLPVLQHQASSCKPGVTYRIDCNSCFCLANGNLFCERLLCPSYGDVNKLKAKDMSGLSCKKGEAREAHCVQCTCANGKTKCVPEPDCIPIENRKQMHGADPKKKPREYLDLKKEECIPGMVYSEGCNKCYCQTDQSVRCTQKTCLSFSQMVRLKKLRLRLEKNGL; encoded by the exons CAAATGGATATTGGAACAATACCTATTCTCTGCCAGAAATTCGCCAAGGCGATCCGTGCGTTAAAGGCAAATTGTACAGAATAGAGTGCAATACTTGCCACTGCGTCGATGTTAACTCCTTGGTCTGCACCAAAATGGGATGTTTAAGCCCAGAAGATCTGGAGAAAATGGCCGTGAAGAACAAAGATAAGAAGAAAGGCAAGTTAAGGATGGGATTGTCCGAATCTCCAAAGGGGGAATGTGTTCCAGGCAAATTTTATAAGAAAGGTTGCAGGAAGTGTTTCTGTGAAGCTAATAAGAAGCAGATTTGCAGCACTACCAATGATTGTAAAGAAGTTCTAAATTCAA GGCCAGTATCTCCTGCAACTTTCCACTCCTACACCACCGAGGAGTTCCAGAAGCTACCAGTCCTCCAGCATCAGGCGTCGTCCTGCAAGCCCGGTGTCACCTACCGCATCGATTGCAACTCCTGCTTCTGCCTCGCCAACGGGAACCTGTTCTGTGAGCGGCTGCTCTGCCCCAGCTACGGTGACGTCAACAAGCTGAAGGCTAAAGACATGAGTG GGCTATCCTGCAAGAAAGGCGAAGCGAGGGAAGCGCATTGTGTCCAATGCACATGCGCCAATGGCAAAACGAAATGCGTCCCAGAACCTGACTGTATCCCCATTGAGAATCGGAAGCAGATGCACGGCGCAGATCCGAAGAAGAAGCCCAGAGAGTACTTGGACTTGAAGAAGGAGGAGTGTATACCTGGAATGGTTTACAG TGAAGGCTGCAACAAATGCTACTGTCAAACTGATCAGTCGGTGCGTTGTACTCAGAAGACCTGCCTCAGCTTTTCGCAGATGGTACGGCTCAAGAAGTTGCGCTTGCGCTTAGAGAAGAACGGTCTCTAA